In Rissa tridactyla isolate bRisTri1 chromosome 2, bRisTri1.patW.cur.20221130, whole genome shotgun sequence, a single window of DNA contains:
- the MRPL32 gene encoding 39S ribosomal protein L32, mitochondrial, protein MAALVLIFPPLPRLRVLLQRCWGRLERGLLPGFFGGQSPPWGPALAVQGPAFLPEPVTDTTENNEVPSLLDSILWMAAPKKRRTIEVNRCRRRNTNKLIKVKTNIDVCPECGNLKQKHVLCGYCYAKVKAETRLIRLEMHKKEGGPFNAPTVETVVLYDGEKPTEKDEGKRIIERARKRPSWFVQN, encoded by the exons ATGGCGGCCTTGGTGCTCATCTTCCCTCCGCTGCCGCGGCTTCGCGTCCTCCTTCAGCGGTGCTGGGGGCGGCTGGAGCGCGGCCTTCTGCCGGGTTTCTTTGGGGGCCAGAGCCCGCCTTGGG gacCAGCACTAGCTGTCCAAGGTCCAGCTTTTCTTCCAGAGCCAGTAACGGACACTACAGAAAATAATGAGGTGCCCAGCCTCTTAGATAGCATCTTGTGGATGGCGGCGCCAAAGAAAAGGCGCACCATTGAAGTGAACCGCTGCAGGCGAAGAAATACCAATAAGCTTATAAAAGTGAAG ACGAACATAGATGTTTGTCCTGAGTGTGGAAACTTGAAACAGAAACACGTCCTTTGTGGTTATTGTTATGCAAAGGTAAAAGCAGAAACTCGACTGATACGGTTGGAAATGCATAAAAAGGAAGGAGGACCGTTTAATGCTCCAACTGTAGAGACTGTCGTCCTTTATGATGGAGAAAAGCCCACAGAAAAAGATGAAGGCAAGCGGATCATTGAAAGAGCCAGGAAGCGTCCGTCTTGGTTTGTTCAAAATTGA
- the C2H7orf25 gene encoding UPF0415 protein C7orf25 homolog, with the protein MSVQSLLCERIAVAKELIKRAEALSKSQKRRIEGGAKLCGKLKAELNFLHKVEAGKVAIKESHLQSTNLTHLQAIIQSAENLENVVSVLHVFAYEDRFGDKQTLVVDVVANGGHTWVKAIGRKAEALHNIWLGRGQYGDKSVIEQAEDFLQASRQQPVEYSNPHIIFAFYNSVSSPMAEKLKEMGISVRGDIVAVNLLAEPSTENQHLSASESDEEGPELLQVTSVDRENLVASIAFPTQIKVNVCNRVNLDITTLITYVSALSYGGCYFIFKEKVLTEQAAQERRERVLPQLEEFMEGKELFACESAIRDFRSILETLGGPGEKERAALLVKRINVVPDQPSDRALGLVASSKINSRSLTIFGTGDTLKAITMTANSGFVRAAANQGVKFSVFVHQPRALTESKESVATPLPKSCSADNGL; encoded by the coding sequence ATGTCTGTGCAGTCGCTGCTTTGCGAAAGAATTGCCGTTGCCAAAGAATTGATCAAGAGAGCAGAAGCCCTTTCCAAGTCCCAGAAAAGGAGAATAGAAGGTGGGGCAAAACTATGTGGCAAACTGAAGGCTGAGCTAAACTTCTTACACAAGGTGGAGGCAGGGAAGGTGGCCATTAAAGAATCCCATCTGCAGAGTACAAACCTTACCCATCTCCAAGCCATTATTCAGTCAGCAGAGAACCTGGAGAACGTTGTCAGTGTCCTCCATGTCTTTGCCTACGAGGACAGGTTTGGAGACAAGCAGACGCTGGTGGTAGATGTTGTCGCAAACGGAGGTCACACGTGGGTGAAGGCCATCGGTCGGAAGGCTGAGGCGCTGCATAACATCTGGCTGGGGAGAGGCCAATATGGTGACAAGAGCGTTATCGAGCAGGCGGAGGACTTCCTGCAAGCAAGCCGTCAGCAGCCAGTGGAGTATAGCAATCCCCACATAATCTTTGCATTCTACAACAGCGTGTCCAGTCCTATGGCAGAGAAACTCAAGGAGATGGGAATATCTGTGCGAGGAGACATTGTGGCTGTGAACTTACTGGCGGAGCCATCTACGGAAAACCAACACCTTAGTGCCAGTGAATCAGATGAAGAAGGCCCTGAACTCCTGCAGGTGACCAGCGTAGACCGGGAGAATTTAGTGGCCAGCATTGCTTTTCCCACACAGATCAAAGTAAACGTGTGCAATAGAGTTAACTTGGACATCACTACCTTAATAACTTACGTCTCTGCTTTGAGCTATGGTGGCTGCTACTTCATCTTCAAAGAAAAAGTGCTAACAGAGCAAGCGGCtcaagaaaggagggagagagtcCTGCCTCAGCTGGAGGAGTTCATGGAGGGGAAAGAGCTCTTTGCCTGTGAATCTGCTATCAGAGATTTTCGGTCCATCTTGGAAACACTGGGGGGGCCTGGGGAGAAAGAGCGAGCTGCGTTGCTTGTTAAAAGAATTAACGTGGTGCCAGATCAGCCATCTGACCGTGCTTTAGGACTAGTGGCGAGTTCCAAAATCAATAGCCGTTCTCTTACCATTTTTGGGACAGGAGACACTTTAAAAGCCATCACCATGACTGCAAATAGTGGTTTTGTGAGGGCAGCAGCTAACCAAGGTGTCAAGTTCAGTGTTTTTGTCCATCAGCCGCGAGCATTGACAGAAAGCAAAGAATCTGTTGCCACACCCTTACCAAAGAGCTGCTCGGCTGATAATGGGCTATAA
- the PSMA2 gene encoding proteasome subunit alpha type-2, whose amino-acid sequence MAERGYSFSLTTFSPSGKLVQIEYALAAVAAGAPSVGIKAANGVVLATEKKQKSILYDERSVHKVEPITKHIGLVYSGMGPDYRVLVHRARKLAQQYYLVYHEPIPTAQLVQRIASVMQEYTQSGGVRPFGVSLLICGWNEGRPYLFQSDPSGAYFAWKATAMGKNYVNGKTFLEKRYNEDLELEDAIHTAILTLKESFEGQMTEDNIEVGICNEAGFRRLTPTEVKDYLAAIA is encoded by the exons ATGGCGGAGCGCGGCTACAGCTTCTCCCTCACTACCTTCAG tcCTTCTGGAAAACTTGTTCAGATTGAATATGCTTTGGCTGCAGTGGCTGCAGGAGCTCCATCAGTTGGGATTAAAG CTGCAAATGGAGTGGTGTTGGCaactgaaaagaagcagaaatccatCCTTTATGATGAAAGGAGCGTCCACAAAGTAGAACCAATTACCAAACATATAGGTTTAGTGTACAGCGGTATGGGCCCAGattacag aGTACTTGTGCACAGAGCTCGGAAGCTGGCCCAGCAATATTACTTGGTTTATCATGAGCCCATTCCAACAGCTCAGCTAGTACAGAGAATTGCGTCTGTGATGCAGGAATACACGCAATCTGG tgGTGTTCGTCCATTTGGTGTATCACTGCTAATATGTGGCTGGAATGAAGGGCGGCCGTATCTATTTCAGTCGGATCCATCT GGAGCTTACTTTGCGTGGAAAGCAACAGCAATGGGAAAAAATTATGTCAATGGGAAAACATTCCTTGAGAAAAG ATACAATGAGGACTTGGAGCTTGAAGATGCCATTCATACAGCTATCTTAACACTAAAG gAGAGCTTTGAAGGGCAAATGACAGAAGACAACATTGAAGTTGGCATCTGTAATGAAGCTGGTTTTAGGAGGCTCACTCCAACTGAGGTTAAGGACTACTTGGCTGCAATAGCCTAG